One part of the Vitis riparia cultivar Riparia Gloire de Montpellier isolate 1030 chromosome 6, EGFV_Vit.rip_1.0, whole genome shotgun sequence genome encodes these proteins:
- the LOC117915844 gene encoding pentatricopeptide repeat-containing protein At3g46790, chloroplastic-like codes for MPALKHIPSFATLLDSCASTRDLQKLKQIHARIITVGISRHDFIRAKLVASYASCAQMSQASYIFSLTNRRPTFLYNSLIRGYSSLFLFSQSLSIFRQMLFAHKPIDCYTLPAVLKSCSGLSALRLGRQVHSAVVANGLASDLATINALISMYSKCGDLAAARKVFDRMTERNLVTWSAMMAGYGVHGVFGEVFELFDGMVDAGEVPDGVTFTAVLAACSHGGFMENGRKYFGMMEGRFGVRPRLEHYTCMVDMLGRAGRVEEAEELIEGMEVEPDEALWGALLASCKIHGKVEVAERVAEKVYGRRLNAASL; via the coding sequence ATGCCCGCACTCAAGCACATACCCTCATTCGCAACTCTCCTCGACTCTTGCGCATCTACAAGAGACTTACAAAAACTCAAACAAATTCACGCCCGAATCATAACTGTCGGAATTTCTCGCCACGACTTCATTCGAGCCAAGCTCGTCGCCTCCTACGCCTCATGTGCTCAAATGTCCCAGGCCTCTTACATCTTCTCCCTCACCAATCGTCGCCCCACCTTCCTCTATAACTCCCTCATTAGAGGTTACTCGTCTCTCTTCCTTTTCTCTCAATCCCTCTCCATTTTTCGCCAAATGCTTTTCGCCCACAAACCCATCGATTGCTACACTCTGCCTGCAGTCCTCAAGTCTTGCTCTGGCTTGTCGGCTCTGCGCCTCGGTCGGCAAGTTCATTCCGCCGTTGTGGCAAATGGGTTGGCCTCCGATTTGGCCACTATAAATGCTTTGATAAGTATGTACTCTAAGTGTGGTGATTTAGCGGCGGCTCGGAAGGTGTTTGATCGAATGACGGAGAGGAATTTGGTCACTTGGTCCGCGATGATGGCGGGGTATGGGGTGCATGGTGTGTTTGGTGAGGTTTTTGAGTTGTTTGATGGGATGGTGGATGCGGGTGAGGTGCCGGATGGGGTGACTTTTACGGCAGTTTTGGCAGCTTGTAGTCATGGGGGTTTCATGGAGAATGGAAGGAAATATTTTGGGATGATGGAGGGAAGGTTTGGGGTGAGGCCTCGGCTCGAACATTACACATGTATGGTGGATATGTTAGGAAGGGCAGGGCGGGTGGAGGAGGCTGAGGAGTTGATTGAGGGGATGGAGGTGGAGCCTGATGAGGCCTTGTGGGGTGCTTTGTTGGCTTCATGTAAGATTCATGGAAAAGTGGAGGTAGCAGAACGTGTAGCCGAGAAGGTCTATGGGAGGAGACTGAATGCAGCATCTTTGTAA
- the LOC117915842 gene encoding pentatricopeptide repeat-containing protein At1g05750, chloroplastic has protein sequence MSLPAYTATTPSSLVTHPNSSPNSKPNQPTFPSRPHSTKYHLTRSHTHSPIDPIVSWTSSIALHCRNGQLPEAAAEFSRMQIAGVRPNHITFLTLLSACTDFPLEGLRFGGSIHAYVRKLGLDTENVMVGTALVDMYSKCGQLDLAWLMFDEMHVRNSVSWNTMIDGCMRNGEVGEAIVLFDQMPARDAISWTSMIGGFVKKGCFEQALEWFREMQLAGVEPDYVTIISVLAACANLGALGLGLWINRFVMKQDFKDNIKISNSLIDMYSRCGCIRLARQVFEQMPKRSLVSWNSMIVGFALNGHAEEALEFFNLMRKEGFRPDGVSFTGALTACSHSGLVDEGLQFFDIMKRTRKISPRIEHYGCLVDLYSRAGRLEDALNVIANMPMKPNEVVLGSLLAACRTHGDVGLAERLMKYLCEVDPGSDSNYVLLSNIYAAVGRWDGASKVRKKMKALGIHKKPGFSSIEMDGSIHEFVAGDKTHVETQNIYAMLDHLFLELRICGYVPEIEVGKSYEHD, from the coding sequence ATGAGCCTTCCCGCCTACACAGCTACCACACCTTCATCCCTTGTCACGCACCCAAACTCAAGCCCAAACTCCAAACCAAATCAACCCACATTTCCTAGCCGTCCTCACAGCACAAAATACCATCTCACTCGTAGCCACACCCACAGTCCTATTGATCCCATTGTCTCATGGACATCTTCTATTGCCCTCCACTGCCGCAATGGTCAATTACCCGAAGCCGCCGCAGAGTTTTCCCGCATGCAAATTGCCGGGGTCAGACCCAATCACATAACTTTTCTCACTCTTCTTTCTGCCTGCACCGACTTCCCTCTAGAGGGTCTAAGATTTGGGGGTTCAATCCATGCTTATGTTCGGAAACTGGGTTTGGATACTGAAAATGTGATGGTGGGTACTGCCCTGGTTGATATGTACTCGAAATGTGGTCAGCTGGATCTTGCCTGGTTAATGTTTGATGAAATGCATGTGAGGAATTCGGTGTCTTGGAATACTATGATTGATGGGTGTATGAGGAATGGGGAAGTTGGGGAGGCGATTGTGTTGTTTGATCAAATGCCTGCAAGAGATGCGATTTCTTGGACTTCCATGATTGGTGGGTTCGTTAAGAAAGGTTGTTTTGAGCAAGCTTTGGAATGGTTTAGGGAAATGCAACTGGCTGGAGTGGAGCCCGATTACGTGACCATCATTTCTGTGCTTGCAGCCTGTGCAAATTTGGGAGCACTTGGTTTGGGCTTGTGGATAAACCGATTTGTCATGAAGCAAGATTTTAAGGACAATATCAAGATAAGTAATTCATTGATAGACATGTACTCTCGGTGTGGATGTATTCGACTAGCACGTCAAGTTTTTGAGCAGATGCCTAAGCGAAGCTTGGTCTCATGGAACTCCATGATCGTGGGCTTTGCTCTAAATGGGCATGCGGAGGAGGCTCTGGAATTCTTCAATTTGATGCGCAAAGAAGGGTTCAGACCGGATGGAGTCAGTTTCACGGGAGCTCTAACAGCATGTAGCCATTCCGGTTTAGTTGACGAGGGCCTCCAATTCTTTGATATCATGAAGAGAACTCGTAAAATCTCGCCTAGAATTGAGCATTATGGGTGCTTAGTGGATCTCTACAGCCGCGCAGGGAGGTTGGAAGATGCGTTGAATGTTATAGCAAACATGCCCATGAAGCCAAATGAAGTTGTTCTGGGTTCTTTGCTGGCTGCCTGTAGGACTCATGGAGATGTTGGCTTGGCTGAAAGGTTAATGAAGTATCTGTGCGAGGTGGATCCCGGTAGCGATTCCAATTATGTGCTCCTTTCTAACATATATGCAGCAGTTGGAAGGTGGGATGGTGCAAGCAAGGttaggaagaagatgaaggcgCTTGGTATCCATAAGAAACCAGGGTTCAGTTCGATTGAGATGGATGGCAGTATTCATGAATTCGTGGCTGGTGATAAGACCCATGTCGAGACGCAGAATATCTATGCCATGCTCGATCATCTATTCCTTGAGCTGAGAATCTGTGGTTATGTTCCTGAAATAGAGGTTGGCAAATCTTATGAACATgactga
- the LOC117915598 gene encoding protein CLAVATA 3-like — protein MVVVVVFLVLMEQASDSGYGQIFGEAASYKIQNRKVVIAVETKEEALTKDVHGSTSRSAGNGAEKLVDWELRKVPSGPDPLHHNGGGPKKPRTP, from the exons atggtggtggtggtggtgttcTTGGTGCTGATGGAACAAGCTTCTG ATTCTGGGTATGGACAGATTTTCGGTGAAGCAGCTTCCTATAAGATTCAGAACAGAAAG GTAGTGATTGCTGTGGAGACAAAGGAGGAGGCTTTGACGAAAGACGTGCATGGATCCACAAGCAGGAGTGCTGGAAATGGTGCGGAGAAGTTGGTGGATTGGGAACTAAGGAAGGTTCCTTCCGGTCCAGATCCGCTGCATCATAACGGAGGAGGTCCCAAGAAGCCTCGAACTCCATGA